In Sporocytophaga myxococcoides, the genomic window ATTAGAATAGATATTATATTCCTGAAGTTATCAATCATTAAGGATGACGCAGCTAATGGGTCATTCTTGACTAAAAAGGCTGCCTTTCCAGACAGCCTTTGATTTTTTATAGCTCTAGATTCACCTGATTTCTCAGCAGATCTTCCATCGTTTCCCTTTTTCTGATGAGATGTGCCTTGCCTTTATACACAAGCACTTCAGCAGGTCTGAATCTCGAATTATAGTTTGAACTCATGCTGAAACCATAAGCTCCTGCATTTTTGATTGCAAGGATATCTCCTTCACGAACTTCATTCATCACTAGTCCTGATCCAAATGTGTCTGTTTCGCAGATGTACCCTACAACGTTATATGGTTTTTCAACACCTGAAGGATTAGAGATATTGACTATGCTATGGTAAGCACCATACATCATTGGACGAATAAGGTGATTCAAGCCGGAGTTGACACCGACAAAAGTAAGGTCAGGAGTTTCTTTTACCACATTTGTCTGAACCAGCAAATAACCTGATTCGCTCACAAGAAATTTACCTGGCTCGAACCATAGCTCTAAATCTCTGCCATATTTCTTACAGAATTGCTGAAACGAAGAAGACATTTTTTCTCCCAGTTCAGCAATGTCAGTTGTATAATCTCCTTCTTTATAAGCCACTTTAAAACCGCTTCCGAAATCAAGAAAACGCAGGTTTTTAAAGTTATTGGAAAGATCAAAAAGAATATCAGCTGCTTTTACAAAAGCATCTGCACTTTTAAAGTCAGAACCGCTGTGGATATGCAGTCCGATGATATCAATATTGTATTTAGAAACGATGTTCAGAATTTCAGGAAACTGCTCTATGGAGATACCGAACTTAGATTCCTTATGTCCTGTCATAATTTTAACGTTTCCTCCTGCATCTATATGCGGGTTGATTCTTATGCAGCATGGTACCGAAGAACCATATTCTTTACCGAATTTTTCAAGGAAAGGAAGGTTATCAAGATTGATGGTTACGCCTTTTTTTACCCCAGCCTGAATTTCTTCATAAGCCACACAGTTAGGAGTAAACATGATGTCTTTTGCCTCGAAGCCTGCTAAAAGACCTAGCTCCAGTTCCTGCAGACTAACTACATCTATCCCTGATCCTGCTTTATTTAAAAGCTTAAGGATGGCCTGATTGGTCAAAGCTTTTGCAGCGTACTTAATCTTTAGATTTACACCTGAAAATGCATTTTTTAACCTTTGAAACTGCGAAAGGATTTTTTCCGCATCGTAAACATAAACAGGGGAACCGAATTCTTTTGCAATTTCGGCTAATTCTACGCCCTGAATCTGATAATTGACCTCTTTGAGCAACATAGTAATTTTTATGAAGTACAAAGATAACAAAACCATTGGGATTAGTTAATGCAATATTTTTTGGTTAAATTTTGGACTTTCGGAAAATTATCAATTACTTTGAGCGTTCGTCGATAAAATCATGAAGTTAAACGTACATAATGGCTGGTGGTGGAGCATTTCTAGGAAAATGTGAACAGAGGGTCTATGTATATATAAATATAAAAAGAAGCTTGCTGTTCAACAACGGCAAGCTTTTTTAGTTTTAAAAAAGGGGTAAAATCAAATGGCACAATACAGACTTACAACAACATACAAAAAACTACTGGCGGATACGATCACTCCAGTGAGTATTTACCTTAAAGTCAGAGATAAATTTGCAAATAGCATTCTGCTGGAAAGCTCGGATTACCATAGCAATGAAAACAGCTTTTCATATATCTGCTGCAGCCCTCTGGCAAAATTTGAGGTTTCAGATGGAAACATCATTACTGAGTACCCTGACAAAACTTCAAAGTCAGTAAAAATTACGGACAGAGTTCAGGTTTTGACTGCACTAGAAAGTTTTAAAAGCTCTTTTGAAGCGGAGAAAAGTCCGTTTAATTTCAGCAACAATGGGTTATTCGGGTATATGGCCTATGATTCTGTAAGATATTTCGAAGACCTGGATATAAAGACATTCGAATCTGAAGACAGAAAAATCCCGGAAATTCTTTACCATGTGTATCAGTACGTGATTGTTGTCAATCACTTCAAAAATGAGCTGTTTATTTTTGAGCACTGTTACAACGACCAATGTACAGGACTTGATCAGGTAGAGTCTCTTCTTATAAATAAGAATTTTGCTTCATACAAATTCTTTCCCTGTGATGACGAAATATCAAATTTCACAGATGCAGAATTCCTTGATGTTATAAAGAAAGGAATTGACCATTGTTACCGAGGTGATGTTTTTCAGATCGTACTTTCCAGAAGATTTTCCCAAAGTTATACCGGTGATGAATTCAATGTTTACAGAGCCTTAAGATCTGTAAATCCTTCTCCATACCTCTTTTATTTCGATTACGGAAGTTTCAAAATTTTCGGCTCCAGTCCTGAAGCACAAATCGTTATTAAAAACGGAAAAGCAAGTATTTATCCGATTGCCGGGACTTTTAAAAGAACCGGAAACGATGACCATGATGCTGAATTAGCAAGGAAGCTTTTTGACGATCCTAAAGAAAACTCGGAACATGTGATGCTTGTCGATCTGGCACGTAATGATTTGAGCCGCAGTGGAAAAGAGGTTGAAGTCGAAACTTTTAAAGAAATACAATATTATTCTCACGTTATTCACCTTGTTTCTAAAGTAACCGGTGTATTAGAGGGTGATAAATCTTCGTTAAGCCTTGTGGCCGATACGTTCCCGGCAGGGACACTTTCTGGTGCACCCAAGCATATGGCGATGACCCTGATCAACAGATTTGAGAATGGAAACAGAGGATATTACGGTGGGTGTATCGGTCTGCTTTCCTTTAATGGAGATTTTAACCATGCTATCATGATCCGTTCTTTCCTGAGTAAAAACAATCATCTGTATTATCAGGCAGGAGCAGGAGTAGTTGCAAAATCAGAATTGCAAAGTGAATTAAATGAAGTACATAACAAATTGCTTGCTCTTCGCACTGCAATTAAACTAGCTAAAGAAATATAAGTACTATGCGCCTTTTAGTTTTAGACAATTACGATTCTTTTGTATATAACATAGTTCATATTATAAAGGAGTTAGGCTTTGGTTCAAATATGGAAATTCATCGTAACGATAAAATTTCCATTGATGAGGTTAAGAATTTTGATAAAATTTTGCTTTCCCCTGGACCAGGAGTTCCTTCAGAAGCGGGGATTTTGCAGGAAATAGTCAGGAAGTATGGTGCCGAAAAAGATATTTTCGGTGTATGCCTGGGTCATCAGGGAATAGGAGAAGTCTATGGTGCAAGCCTTATTAATCTTGATCAAGTATATCATGGACTTTCAGTTAAAACAAGAATCTGCCTTTCTGACTATATTTTCGATGGCCTTCCT contains:
- the lysA gene encoding diaminopimelate decarboxylase, encoding MLLKEVNYQIQGVELAEIAKEFGSPVYVYDAEKILSQFQRLKNAFSGVNLKIKYAAKALTNQAILKLLNKAGSGIDVVSLQELELGLLAGFEAKDIMFTPNCVAYEEIQAGVKKGVTINLDNLPFLEKFGKEYGSSVPCCIRINPHIDAGGNVKIMTGHKESKFGISIEQFPEILNIVSKYNIDIIGLHIHSGSDFKSADAFVKAADILFDLSNNFKNLRFLDFGSGFKVAYKEGDYTTDIAELGEKMSSSFQQFCKKYGRDLELWFEPGKFLVSESGYLLVQTNVVKETPDLTFVGVNSGLNHLIRPMMYGAYHSIVNISNPSGVEKPYNVVGYICETDTFGSGLVMNEVREGDILAIKNAGAYGFSMSSNYNSRFRPAEVLVYKGKAHLIRKRETMEDLLRNQVNLEL
- a CDS encoding anthranilate synthase component I family protein, giving the protein MAQYRLTTTYKKLLADTITPVSIYLKVRDKFANSILLESSDYHSNENSFSYICCSPLAKFEVSDGNIITEYPDKTSKSVKITDRVQVLTALESFKSSFEAEKSPFNFSNNGLFGYMAYDSVRYFEDLDIKTFESEDRKIPEILYHVYQYVIVVNHFKNELFIFEHCYNDQCTGLDQVESLLINKNFASYKFFPCDDEISNFTDAEFLDVIKKGIDHCYRGDVFQIVLSRRFSQSYTGDEFNVYRALRSVNPSPYLFYFDYGSFKIFGSSPEAQIVIKNGKASIYPIAGTFKRTGNDDHDAELARKLFDDPKENSEHVMLVDLARNDLSRSGKEVEVETFKEIQYYSHVIHLVSKVTGVLEGDKSSLSLVADTFPAGTLSGAPKHMAMTLINRFENGNRGYYGGCIGLLSFNGDFNHAIMIRSFLSKNNHLYYQAGAGVVAKSELQSELNEVHNKLLALRTAIKLAKEI
- a CDS encoding anthranilate synthase component II — translated: MRLLVLDNYDSFVYNIVHIIKELGFGSNMEIHRNDKISIDEVKNFDKILLSPGPGVPSEAGILQEIVRKYGAEKDIFGVCLGHQGIGEVYGASLINLDQVYHGLSVKTRICLSDYIFDGLPQEFMCGRYHSWAVDPNSNLDQIEVTAADEKGNIMALRHKKYKVRGVQFHPESVLTENGKVIMKNWLNG